The DNA region TCCGCGCCGCCTACACCTACACCAACGCCTTCGACACCAGCGCAACGCCCAAAGCCCGCCTCCCCCGCCGCCCCCGTCACATCACCGACCTCGACGCCCAATACCAGCTCACGAACGCCTGGCTCCTCGGCGCCGGCGTCCACTTCGAAGCCGACCGCGTCCTCAACGTCACCACGCGTCTCGAAGATTTCACGACGACACGCATCTACACCAGCTACGCGATCAACGAGACCGTCACCGTGAAGTTCCGCATCGAAAACGCCCTCGACGAAGACTACTGGGAAGTCGCCGGCTACCCCTCCGCCCCTCGCGCCATCTACACGTCCCTCGACTGGAAATTCTAAACTCCGAGGTAGGGCGGGTTAGCCTTAACCCCGCCGGGTCGACATCAAATACCGACCCGCAACAACCCCTACCTTCCCGATTCGCATTCCTTCGCTGCTTCGCGGTTAAAAAACTCCGGCTCCCATCCTGTTCATCCTGTAATCCTGTCTAAAAAAATGCCCCGTCTGCCCACGCTCCTGCTCGCGCTCATCTCGTTCACCATCGCCATAGCCCGCGGCGCCGAACCGGGAGCCGTGCGGGTCGTGTCGCAGACGGTCGGCACCGACGAACTCCTCCTCGCCCTCGCCGAGCCCTCGCAAATCGCCGCGCTCAGTCATCTCTCTCGCGATCCTCAATTCTCCGCGATCTCCACCGAAGCCACCGCCTACCTTCAACTCGCTAAAAACGGCGACGCCGAGAACGTCCTCAAATTCTCCCCCACACTCGTCCTCGTCGCCAACTACAGCCGCGCCGAACTCGTCTCCCAAATCCGCCGCGCCGGCGTGAAAATCTTCGTCGTCGAAAAATACGAATCCCTCGACGACGCCTACGCCAACCTCCGCGCCCTCGCCCGCGAACTCGGCCCACTCGCCGAAAAAAAAGCCGAGACCATCATCGCCGACTGCCAGCAACGCGTCGCCGCCCTCGCGACAAAACTCAAAGACGTCCGCCCCATCCGCGTCATCGCCCCGTCGACCTACGGCGTCATGGGCGGCGCCGGCACCACCTTCCAGGATCTCTGCGACCACGCCGCCGCCGAAAACCTCGCCGCCAGCCTCGGCAAACTCACCGGCCACGTCCCGCCTCCCAACGAACAAATGCTCACCTGGCCCATCGAGCGCGTTGTCGTTTCCGGCGACAACCTCGACTCCGCCCTCGCGCCCTTCCTCAAACTCCCGCCCTACCAATTCCTGTCCGCCGTCCGCGAAAAACGCGCCGCCCTCCTCAAGCCCTGGCACATCAGCGCCGTCTCCCACCACCGCGTCGCCGCCTACGAACACCTCGCCCGCCAGCTCCACCCCGAACTCTTCCAATAACTCTTTCTGATGGAGGCGCGACGCCCTCGTCGCGCTAACCACCGCCCACGATTTCTCATCATACGCCACCTCGCACCGCGCTCCTCATTTCCACACCTCCGTCATCCTTCCGCATCCGTGCCATCTGTGGTTAAATAAAAATGCCCGCCCGTCTCCAACGCTCAGCCCTCCCCCTCGCCGCCATCGCCCTCGGCCTGGCCGCGCTCGGCTCGCTCGCGTTCGGCGATCTCCCGCTTTCCCCCGCGC from Nibricoccus aquaticus includes:
- a CDS encoding ABC transporter substrate-binding protein, translating into MPRLPTLLLALISFTIAIARGAEPGAVRVVSQTVGTDELLLALAEPSQIAALSHLSRDPQFSAISTEATAYLQLAKNGDAENVLKFSPTLVLVANYSRAELVSQIRRAGVKIFVVEKYESLDDAYANLRALARELGPLAEKKAETIIADCQQRVAALATKLKDVRPIRVIAPSTYGVMGGAGTTFQDLCDHAAAENLAASLGKLTGHVPPPNEQMLTWPIERVVVSGDNLDSALAPFLKLPPYQFLSAVREKRAALLKPWHISAVSHHRVAAYEHLARQLHPELFQ